In Xiphophorus maculatus strain JP 163 A chromosome 2, X_maculatus-5.0-male, whole genome shotgun sequence, one genomic interval encodes:
- the LOC102219412 gene encoding transducin-like enhancer protein 3-B isoform X7 yields MYPQGRHPAPHQPGQPGFKFTVAESCDRIKDEFQFLQAQYHSLKVEYDKLANEKTEMQRHYVMYYEMSYGLNIEMHKQTEIAKRLNAILAQIMPFLSQEHQQQVAQAVERAKQVTMTELNAIIGQQQLQAQHLSHAAHGPPVQLPPHPSGLQPPGIPPVTGSGSGLLALGALGSQTHLPVKDEKNHHDLEHRESTNNSISPSESLRTASEKHRSSSDYSLDSKKRKVEEKDSMSRYDSDGEKSDDLVVDVSNEDPATPRASPAHSPPENGIDKPRPPKKDTPNSPASVASSGSTPSSKAKELSHNDKSSTPGLKSNTPTPRNDAPTPGTSSTPGLRPILGKPPGMEALAAPALRTPLSIAGSYPTPFAMMGHHEMNGSLTSPGVYAGLHISPQMSAAAAAAYGRTPMGFDPHPHMRAPGLPASLTSISGGKPAYSFHVSADGQMQPVPFPPDALIGPGIPRHARQINTLSHGEVVCAVTISNPTRHVYTGGKGCVKIWDISQPGSKSPVSQLDCLNRDNYIRSCKLLPDGRTLIVGGEASTLTIWDLASQTPRIKAELTSSAPACYALAISPDAKVCFSCCSDGNIAVWDLHNQTLVRQFQGHTDGASCIDISHDGTKLWTGGLDNTVRSWDLREGRQLQQHDFTSQIFSLGYCPTGEWLAVGMESSNVEVLHHSKPDKYQLHLHESCVLSLKFAYCGKWFVSTGKDNLLNAWRTPYGASIFQSKESSSVLSCDISTDDKYIVTGSGDKKATVYEVIY; encoded by the exons ATGTATCCACAAGGCCGACATCCG GCTCCACATCAGCCCGGCCAGCCTGGCTTCAAATTTACAGTCGCCGAGTCTTGCGACAGAATTAAAGATGAGTTTCAATTCCTCCAAGCCCAGTATCACAG TCTCAAGGTGGAGTATGACAAACTGGCCAATGAGAAAACGGAGATGCAGCGCCACTATGTCATG tacTACGAGATGTCTTATGGGTTGAACATAGAGATGCACAAACag acggAGATTGCCAAACGACTGAATGCAATTTTAGCTCAAATTATGCCTTTCCTGTCACAAGAG CACCAACAGCAGGTTGCTCAGGCAGTGGAGAGGGCTAAGCAGGTGACTATGACCGAGCTGAATGCCATCATCGGG cagcagcagctccaggcgCAGCACCTCTCCCACGCTGCTCACGGCCCTCCGGTCCAGCTGCCGCCCCACCCCTCGGGGCTGCAGCCACCTGGAATCCCCCCTGTGACCGGCTCTGGATCGGGCCTGCTGGCCCTCGGGGCTCTGGGCAGCCAAACTCATCTCCCAGTGAAGGATGAGAAGAACCATCATGACCTCGAGCACAGAG AAAGCACG aATAACTCGATATCGCCATCAGAAAGCTTGCGAACAGCCAGCGAGAAACATCGCAGCTCCTCAGACTACAGCTTGGATTCAAAGAAACGCAAAGTGGAGGAGAAGGACAGCATGAGCAGATAT GACAGTGATGGAGAGAAGAGTGACGATTTGGTGGTAGATGTGTCTAATGAG GATCCCGCTACTCCACGGGCAAGCCCGGCCCATTCCCCGCCAGAAAATGGCATCGATAAACCGCGCCCACCCAAGAAAGACACGCCCAACAGCCCAGCGTCGGTGGCCTCCTCTGGGAGTACCCCGTCCTCCAAAGCCAAGGAGCTCAGTCAC AATGACAAATCCTCCACGCCTGGTCTCAAATCCAACACCCCCACCCCGCGTAACGATGCCCCCACCCCTGGCACGAGCTCCACTCCTGGGCTCAGACCCATCCTGGGCAAACCACCAGGCATGGAGGCTCTTG cAGCACCAGCTTTGCGGACCCCTCTGTCCATTGCGGGCTCCTATCCTACTCCCTTTGCCATGATGGGTCACcatgaaatgaatggaagtctgACGAGTCCGGGCGTATACGCTGGCCTGCACATCTCCCCTCAGATGAGTGCTGCAGCAGCCGCAGCGTATGGACGCACCCCCATG GGTTTTGACCCTCACCCACATATGAGAGCCCCTGGCCTTCCAGCTAGCCTCACGTCCATTTCTGGGGGCAAACC TGCGTACTCTTTCCACGTCAGCGCAGATGGTCAGATGCAACCTGTACCCTTCCCGCCCGATGCTCTCATTGGCCCCGGTATCCCACGTCATGCACGTCAGATCAACACGCTAAGCCACGGCGAAGTGGTGTGTGCTGTCACCATTAGCAACCCCACCCGTCACGTCTACACCGGCGGTAAGGGCTGCGTCAAAATCTGGGACATCAGTCAGCCAGGCAGCAAAAGCCCCGTATCCCAACTGGACTGTCTG AACAGGGATAACTACATCCGATCCTGTAAGCTCCTGCCTGATGGTCGCACATTGATTGTTGGAGGCGAGGCCAGCACTCTGACCATCTGGGACCTGGCCTCCCAGACGCCCCGCATCAAGGCTGAGCTCACCTCGTCCGCCCCGGCGTGCTACGCCTTGGCTATCAGCCCCGACGCCAAAGTCTGCTTCTCCTGCTGCAGTGATGGAAACATCGCCGTTTGGGACCTGCACAACCAGACTCTTGTTAg GCAGTTCCAGGGTCATACAGATGGTGCTAGCTGTATTGACATTTCTCATGATGGTACTAAACTGTGGACAGGCGGCCTTGATAACACTGTTCGCTCTTGGGATCTAAGGGAGGGTcgacagctgcagcagcatgaCTTCACTTCACAG ATCTTCTCCTTGGGCTACTGTCCGACAGGAGAGTGGCTTGCTGTTGGAATGGAGAGCAGCAATGTGGAGGTGCTCCATCATTCGAAGCCTGACAAGTATCAGCTGCACCTGCACGAGAGCTGTGTCCTCTCCCTTAAGTTCGCCTACTGTG gtaaATGGTTTGTAAGCACTGGGAAGGACAATCTGTTGAACGCTTGGAGGACTCCTTATGGCGCCAGCATATTCCAG TCCAAGGAATCCTCTTCGGTCCTGAGCTGCGACATCTCAACGGACGACAAGTACATCGTGACGGGCTCCGGTGACAAGAAGGCCACCGTGTATGAAGTGatttattag